A region from the Cryptosporangium arvum DSM 44712 genome encodes:
- a CDS encoding NAD(+)/NADH kinase: protein MRKVGLVLHPARESQQAIETIVDWAKSKSVEVLGLKDEVKRIDCAAVPVDTDELAAASDLVISLGGDGTMLRAMRMMHGHHGAILPVNLGRLGFLAEVDVPDLATALGQIDAGEYRVEPRSAVTASVPEWSEHLLAFNDIALVRTPGHGLASVELSVGGQPFLRYAADALVVATATGSTAYSFSAGGPIISPTVKGLVVTPSAPHSAFNRSVVLDCAESLALTVEEGSGSLAVEVDGIVAGTAEPGTRLDLRTDPDAARVVRLGEATFYQRVRRKLGLVDGASYAG from the coding sequence CTGCGCAAGGTCGGCCTGGTCCTGCACCCGGCCCGTGAATCCCAGCAGGCGATCGAAACGATCGTCGACTGGGCCAAGAGCAAGAGCGTCGAGGTGCTCGGTCTCAAGGACGAGGTCAAGCGGATCGACTGCGCCGCGGTGCCGGTGGACACCGACGAGCTGGCGGCCGCCAGCGACCTCGTCATCAGCCTCGGCGGCGACGGCACGATGCTGCGCGCGATGCGGATGATGCACGGTCACCACGGCGCGATCCTGCCGGTCAACCTGGGCCGGCTCGGGTTCCTGGCCGAGGTCGACGTGCCCGACCTGGCGACCGCGCTCGGGCAGATCGACGCGGGGGAGTACCGCGTCGAGCCGCGGTCGGCGGTGACCGCGTCGGTGCCCGAGTGGTCCGAGCACCTGCTCGCGTTCAACGACATCGCGCTGGTCCGCACGCCGGGCCACGGCCTCGCGTCGGTCGAGCTGAGCGTCGGGGGCCAGCCGTTCCTGCGCTACGCCGCCGACGCGCTCGTGGTGGCCACCGCGACCGGGTCCACCGCGTACAGCTTCTCCGCGGGTGGCCCGATCATCTCCCCGACGGTGAAGGGCCTGGTCGTGACGCCGTCGGCGCCGCACTCCGCGTTCAACCGGTCGGTGGTGCTCGACTGCGCGGAGAGCCTGGCGCTCACCGTCGAGGAGGGCAGCGGGTCCCTCGCGGTCGAGGTCGACGGGATCGTCGCCGGCACCGCCGAACCCGGTACGCGGCTCGACCTGCGTACCGATCCCGACGCCGCCCGCGTCGTCCGCCTCGGCGAAGCCACGTTCTACCAGCGCGTCCGCCGCAAGCTCGGCCTGGTCGACGGCGCCTCCTACGCCGGCTGA
- a CDS encoding methyltransferase domain-containing protein: MAFVQWDPAIYLRRAPERARPFFELVARIGAEPGDVRSVVDLGCGPGTLTASLADRYPAARITGLDSSAAMIAGAPAGDRLTFGVTDATTWRPSVTDDVVISNAMLQWIPRHPDLLTRWATDLRPGAWLAVQVPGNYHAPSHATVRELKAERNLTTDEPGPVLDPAGYAERLPGCVVDAWETTYLHHLPADGDAHPVRTWLEGTTLRPVVAALPADEYAGLAAALDERLHADYPVTGGHVRYPFRRVFVVAAKARP, encoded by the coding sequence ATGGCATTCGTCCAGTGGGATCCAGCGATCTACCTGCGGCGCGCGCCCGAACGCGCGCGCCCTTTCTTCGAACTCGTCGCCCGGATCGGTGCCGAGCCCGGCGACGTCCGCTCGGTCGTCGACCTCGGCTGCGGGCCGGGCACGCTCACCGCGTCGCTCGCCGACCGCTACCCGGCGGCGAGGATCACCGGCCTGGACTCCTCCGCGGCCATGATCGCCGGCGCTCCGGCGGGTGACCGGCTGACGTTCGGCGTGACCGACGCCACCACCTGGCGCCCGAGCGTGACCGACGACGTCGTGATCAGCAACGCGATGCTCCAGTGGATCCCGCGCCACCCCGACCTGCTGACGAGGTGGGCCACCGACCTGCGCCCCGGAGCCTGGCTCGCCGTCCAGGTTCCCGGCAACTACCACGCGCCCTCCCACGCCACCGTCCGCGAGCTCAAGGCCGAGCGGAACCTCACCACCGACGAACCCGGCCCCGTCCTCGACCCGGCCGGCTACGCCGAGCGTCTGCCGGGCTGCGTCGTCGACGCCTGGGAGACCACCTACCTGCACCACCTCCCCGCCGACGGCGACGCCCACCCGGTGCGCACCTGGCTGGAGGGCACCACGCTCCGCCCGGTCGTCGCGGCGCTACCGGCCGACGAGTACGCCGGTCTCGCCGCCGCCCTCGACGAGCGGCTGCACGCCGACTACCCGGTCACCGGCGGGCACGTCCGGTACCCGTTCCGCCGGGTTTTCGTCGTCGCGGCCAAGGCGCGGCCGTAG
- a CDS encoding glycosyltransferase family 2 protein — MTSKEIVIAPRPVPYGSAAADLSDEPFAIRMAARLGDAKRSVDRFVHEVRYRPPRARTARMLVLIPAHNEEATIAKTLDALLTQSRVPDRIVVIADNCTDDTEKIARRYRGVTVMRTVDNHDRKVGALNQAWRRWQAGYDFIAGIDADTQLAPDCLQHLEEELANTPRAGGVMARYTFDQRLGTTPMARLLIRLQRMEFAGWTMDALQKNRTTYVLGGQASLFNADALRRVTERNNTPGPWDASAQVEDMQLTGDLRGMRYETLVSPNARAHAGAMLTFRSLWAQRRKWDEGMARLLAKPQLSKWTATLWRQQLSLLSNGVTRLLFLFLLTFSLMVHQFVWSWWWLTPTVVASLLNARVAWTMPNRTMGDVVTAMLLLPVEAYLWFRLACTTASWSNVLAGIKRDGWEDQARAERGASNGPGRIITAVAIVAVLAGLTVFGWLHAPLWLQERVLTVGWSLLAVVTVLQTLMMMIRLVRPSRGYRP; from the coding sequence GTGACCAGCAAAGAGATCGTGATCGCACCCAGGCCGGTGCCGTACGGCTCCGCCGCCGCCGACCTGAGCGACGAGCCGTTCGCCATCCGGATGGCCGCCCGCCTCGGCGACGCCAAGCGCTCGGTGGACCGCTTCGTCCACGAGGTCCGCTACCGCCCCCCGCGCGCCCGGACCGCCCGGATGCTGGTGCTCATCCCGGCGCACAACGAGGAAGCGACGATCGCCAAGACGCTCGACGCGCTGCTCACCCAGTCCCGGGTGCCCGACCGGATCGTCGTCATCGCCGACAACTGCACCGACGACACCGAGAAGATCGCCCGCCGCTACCGCGGGGTGACGGTCATGCGGACCGTCGACAACCACGACCGCAAGGTCGGCGCGCTCAACCAGGCCTGGCGCCGCTGGCAGGCCGGCTACGACTTCATCGCCGGCATCGACGCCGACACGCAGCTGGCGCCCGACTGCCTCCAGCACCTGGAGGAGGAGCTCGCCAACACGCCCCGCGCCGGCGGCGTCATGGCGCGGTACACCTTCGACCAGCGCCTGGGCACGACGCCGATGGCCCGCCTGCTGATCCGCCTGCAGCGCATGGAGTTCGCCGGCTGGACGATGGACGCGCTGCAGAAGAACCGCACCACCTACGTCCTCGGCGGCCAGGCGTCGCTGTTCAACGCCGACGCCTTACGGCGAGTCACCGAGCGCAACAACACCCCGGGCCCGTGGGACGCGTCCGCGCAGGTCGAGGACATGCAGCTCACCGGCGACCTGCGCGGCATGCGGTACGAGACGCTGGTCTCCCCGAACGCCCGGGCGCACGCCGGCGCGATGCTCACGTTCCGCTCGCTCTGGGCGCAGCGCCGCAAGTGGGACGAGGGCATGGCGCGCCTGCTCGCCAAGCCGCAGCTGTCCAAGTGGACCGCGACCCTCTGGCGTCAGCAGCTCTCGCTGCTCTCCAACGGCGTCACCCGGCTGCTGTTCCTCTTCCTGCTGACGTTCTCGCTGATGGTGCACCAGTTCGTCTGGTCCTGGTGGTGGCTCACCCCGACCGTGGTCGCGTCGCTGCTCAACGCCCGGGTCGCGTGGACGATGCCCAACCGCACGATGGGTGACGTGGTCACCGCGATGCTGCTGCTCCCGGTCGAGGCGTACCTCTGGTTCCGGCTCGCCTGCACCACCGCGTCCTGGTCGAACGTGCTGGCCGGCATCAAGCGGGACGGCTGGGAGGACCAGGCCCGCGCCGAGCGCGGTGCCTCCAACGGCCCGGGCCGCATCATCACCGCGGTCGCGATCGTGGCGGTGCTCGCCGGTCTGACGGTCTTCGGCTGGCTGCACGCCCCGCTGTGGCTGCAGGAGCGGGTGCTGACCGTCGGGTGGTCGCTCCTCGCGGTGGTGACCGTGCTCCAGACCCTGATGATGATGATCCGCCTGGTCCGCCCCTCGCGCGGCTACCGCCCCTGA